GCTGATGTGGAAAATGAAACCATCAAGTTTCATCTTTTGCATCACTTTTTCCAAAGTGATGGACCGATGCAGATGGTCTAACATGCTCACGCTCATGAATCGTAGGGTAGGGAAGGTTTCATAAAGCATGTACTATGAGGGCAAACAAACACAAACATGTTCACTGCATAAATCATGTAATCTATAATCAACAGTAATTAAAACTCGACTTTGAAGAAATAAGCTTGTCTCACGTCAAATTCACATATACCGGGATATAGTGATATACAATAGTATTACTCGTAGTATTTATATATATCACATTACACATTTTCTCACTTTTTTACTTCCACAAAGAACTATACAAAGAGTAATGCAAACATGTTTTGAACCTACGTCTTCTTGTAATCAATTTTTCATGTTCTTGGCTCCACCACCTCCGTGTAGCTTAACAGGTTTGCTCTTGACAACCTGAAGCACTCCAGGATGTTCTGCGGAAAAATGGGAGAGAAATCATGTCAACTATTCTTGTATATAAATACAATCCAATTAATCACGGATTTGCCAGAAACAAAAAAGTCGAATAACCAAAACTAAAACCAGTGAGAATCTCATGCACAACACCCCATATGTCGGAGTTATGGACTTATGGCTGCTCGGCTAAAATGGAGATATAAGAAGTTTAAAACAGCAAAAACAAAATCTGGTCCAATGCATGAATGAAAAAAATACAAGCAACCCCATCAATAAAGACATGAAGTATACATTCAAGGAATTTGAGAGATTAAAAATGCTTCTGGAAGATGATTATATAAATGAAGATGATCAGAACAGAACAGGTTGTTAAAACTACTTAAAATGTAAATGTTCAAAAAAAGGACACATATTGTAGAAATTGCAAGCGTACAAAGATTATCTTTTCTCATTGAAAGTTGGGCTCTGCGTTCCCATTTCCAATAGAGCTAAAGACTCGCTGTCCTTAGATTCTTGGATATGATGGAATAAAGAAAATGGCCCACTAAAATGGTTGTGCTTCTTTCTATTGTGAAGTATCAGTCATTCAATGCAATTCACAACGCAATTTACGGGAGCCAATGAAGGCTTTGAGACATTGGAGTAATGTTGATATTGGAAATTGGTCACTGCATTTAAAACTTATATTTCCATGCAAAGCATAGTAGGACAGAAATATTCTTTCAGGCCACATTTTGCCTACTAGAGATATCGATAACAATATCAAAGAATATTAGTCAGTTTTCATACTTTCAAGCTGTGATACTTGCTCAGGAGTCAACTTGGCCGAGAACCCAGTGGCTGCATTCTTGTAGACATAAATCAAGGAATTCTTTGCAGCCTCCTCACTGCAGAAAGGGATGTAGTCAGAATTTTAATTTGTTGTATGGTTGATAAGTTGAGTCGTTAATAACAAGTACAAAAAGAACGAACCAGTTATAACATTATGTCAGCCAATAAGTGAAGAAAACATGAGCTGCAGAGTCATACACATGTGAGACACAAGCGTTGCATGGTTCAGATTTAGCCTGGGTAACGGGCGTGAGTTCGTAGAACAATATACTAGGTTCACATATACAGAAATCAGACAATCTAGTTCAGAAATGAACTTGTTCTACTATGACAATTTGGTTTGAGGATTAGCCAGCCAACCAAATCCTCAACATTTCAAATTAGAACTTGGGCTGAAAACGCAAAAGAAAAGAAGCCACACAGAACTAGATACTAAATGGCTCACTGGGTGAGCCTTGCATTAATGTTTGAAACTTCCTGCTTTTACATTACAGATTTACAGGATTATTCAGCAAAACTGGAACTTATATTGCTTGCTAACAACTTCTAACCGCCTCATGACAGAGGAAAACAGATAGGACAGATACacatttttaaaaatattttaactaTTTTCTCCTTTTGCAAGAACTTAGCAACTTTAATTCATCCATATTAGGGAAAAAGAGATTATAATCCTACAAAGAAAAGACTACTTAGTATTTACTACGAGGGATTAAGCATTGAAGATGCCGATAATATCCTCCTCTATACATTTTCCTATCCAAGCCCCACTATCCTAATTCTAACTAGGAGTTTGGTTTTGATACACTCCAGTTGCTTTCGTTCTCTATGCCTAAAACATGTAAGCATCCTGCATTCCGCCTGATCCAAATCAGTTAGCAGAGATGTAAAATTTCAGGAATCTTCTTTCCTTACAAGACAGATACTTCTACATCTGTTCCCTCTTCTCATTCCATTACATCGCCTGCTAAAGTTTCTCCTGTTGATGAGAATGATACTTCTATTCCTCCTCAGTTGTCTCCCTCACCTGATCCTCATCAAGACACTGATAATTCAGAGTCTGATCATAATCCTTCTACTTACTCCCATATTGATAATATTACACAAGAAAATACTACATCACATATACCAAATACAAATAACAAACTACCAGCTGTTATATTCCGATAGTTAGACAGTAGAATTTAATTTATGCAGCACCATGCCCAATGATGCTTTCAATTTGACGTCTCAATTTCATATTTAGAACATAGCCTCTAAATATTAAATTGAGGTCTCTGATTGCAAGAAACTCATATTACATATAACAATAGGAGTTAATTCGTTACTCACACAGTCACACTTGACGCATCAATTTTCAAAATTCCCACCTTTTCTAAATACTTCTAATCTAAAACTCCCGCCAAAATCCCTTTTCTGGACAAAATTACCACTTTTTCAGCAATATAACTATATAAGCCATGAATGATCTTTCCACTATATCAAACATATGATTCATATCCTAGAAATAAAGTCTTTTATCTCGATGAAAATCGACTTGAAAATGTTTAGAGAAGGCCAGAGTTCTGGAAATGAAGCTGGCACATTTCTGAATCATAATAATCCCCAAATTTCCTTCAAAACAAGAACCTTAAGATATAAACGATCCAAATCACAACCCCAGTTCAATAATCCatctaaaaataaaagaaaaacagAAATAGAAACCCAAATGAAAATAatcaacaacaaacaagtacCCAAAACAAATAAcaccaaaattaaaacaaaatagaagaaagaaggaaagaaaaaagACCAGCCAAGAAGAGAAGATAAGGTAGAAAGATGGAAGGAATTGGGGTCAGCGCCACCTGCTGGTTCCTCCGTGTACACGATGTAAACAGCAGtagatgatgttgatgatgatgatgaagattgtGTGTTTTCCGCCATGATCACAGATATCACGCTAATTGTTGCAATTGAAAAGATTACAAGTGATATGATTATCAGTTTTGAACATGGACTTCTCTTCATTTGTGTTTCTAATATGGCTTCTTCAAGGTTTTGTAGATTCAGTCGTCAGTCCTCACTCGTCCGTCACTGCTTTTGgaaattctctcgtgtacccccgaACTTTTCCGTTTCCTATGGTGTACCCTCGTTTTTTGCAAAAAataactttgaccgacaataattctctgttacgagttcagaaaacggtaatttttttttcaaaccaattatctcgtccaggccttcaatttgaaaaaaaaattcaccgctttttgaactcgtagccaGTAGTTAgggttggtcaaacattttttaacgaataaactttgaccgaccgtAATTCCCGACTAcaagttgagacgtcggtgaattttttttcaaacgaaagacctcttaaagacagtcagtttgaaaaaaaagtttatcgtattctgaacttgtagccaagtGTTATTGAcagtcaaagtttttttgcatgaaaagaagggtatatcatagaaaatgaaaaagctgaggggtacacgagagaatactAAACATAATTAActcattttttaaattaaaaactgATGCTCATAAAAAAATGTGCTTCCATGACTtagttgtatcacttgtatgtggCAAATGGGTTAGCCGGGTCAACTTAAATCGATTATTTCAAACGTCAAGTTGTCAGATAATTTTAATGATTAACGATTATTTTTGGTCTAGTGATTTTGGACAGCGGGTTAAAGTTATGAGATAAATTTctcaaattctcattatagatggGAGATATCCGTTTATAGTTATAGACGGACCAAATATCCACCAACTTTAACTATAAGCCAAGTAACAAGTTGCATGGTAGGCCCAAAAATATTATCACTTTAAATTTAGACGGATATACTAGTGAAACTAACTGTTAATTTTATGCCATAAACTACATCAAACCGACTACATAGATGGATCTCAATATCTTAAATCTAACACGTTAATTTCATATCGGATTCCTGTCATTTTCTGGGATTGATCAATTATTGTCATTTGCCACCTCAAAAATTCCGAGTGTTATCCCAAAATATTAAGCAGGTGAAAAGAAGGGAGTGATAATCTACGTGAGCACAACTAATGATTCCAGATTTCACACAAAGCAGTGAAAGCACACAGTATTAATTTTGTTAATTAAATACTCACCTTCATTGATAACCATCGTTTTCTTCACAAAAATACCAGGACTCCTTCATACTATACCCTTCACATTTTGCAGATGGAATTTGATGTCTCTATCCAAATAAAATCAATGATTTTAGGTCAACTTTAGGGTTTCTCTTTTTGGGTTGTAAATTTTTTTGCTAGGTACATGGGAGCTCACTAACTAATGTCTTATACTGCTGATTTCAAGACTTAGCTTTCTGGGTATTCTGATTACAAACCCCCAAATTTTAGACAAGATCTGGGTGTTGTTTTGATTGAATGAGATCTGATATGGGTAATGGAATTTGGAGTATAATTTTGTTGTTTTGTTCATGTTTGATCATGATGGTTAGTTCATCCTTTGCTCTTGTTGACTTGGAGGGTGGTGATTTTCAATACACTTTTGATGATGTTGAAGCTAACTTTGGTGAGTCCTAATACTTGTTCTTTCGAATTGAAATACTCCGTATTAGTAgttcctccgtcccaatcatttgtttatcttttatatTATTCGTGATGGGTATGTTAATCAAATGTGACAAATGGGGTATGTTTTAATGGCCACACTTCAACTCCATTGAATGACTTATGCAATTGTACCATTAATAATCTGCCAATGAATCCCAACTATCCAAGTATGAATTGATTTTGATTTGTTGTCATGTTAGTGTAATGCAAGTGAAAATCTTCGGAATTTAATAGTTGTATGGTTGTACCTTGCAATTTGCGGGAACCCTTGAGGTGCTGGGCATGTTTGTTTGATGTAGTCTATTGTTCCAAAAGTCTATAGCCGTATGCCTGTAGTCCTGTACAAGGGTTGGTTTGAGCTTCATTTTAAAGTTATGTTATCTGGGTCGTCTATTCTTATTCCAACTCTCGGAGTTCAAATGTAACGCTCGAGTAGCTCGCTCACCTCCTCTTTGTCTGCTATATGTTAAAGTGGTGGATATCTGGTTGATAATCTTTTTAAAGGGCATAACTTGATTGCTGTAAGTACAATTTAGACTTGATTATGAAGGTATGTTTTATTGGTAAAGATTGAGGTCGGGTTTTATCGAGTGAGATATGATACAGTCATACAGGTAGAGAAGTGGGGACAATCACTTTTGATGGGAGAATCATTCAAGGATCTGTGTTTTTTCTATATTTAGGGTCTATAATTTGAAAAGATATATAATTAGTTGGGGATGTGAGTCACAGGATTAAAGCAGGGTGGTTGAAGTGGAAGAGTAACACATGGTTTTTATGTGACCCCCACATACCTCGTAGACTAGAGGGTAAATTCTACCGCATGACACTTAGACCTGCACTGTCATATGGCTTTGAATGTTGGGTTGTTAACACTATCACGTTCAAAAGATGAATGTGGCTGAAGTGTGTATGCTACGATGGATGTGTGGCCATAGAAGGAACGACCGACTTAGAAATGAGGTGGTTAGGGAGAAGGTGAGAGTTACCCTGATGGAGGATAAGATGATGAAGACAGATTAAGATGGTTTTGGCATGTGAGACGATGGTTGATTAATGTCCCAGTAAGGAGGTTCGAAAGTTGTGGGGTATAGGAAAACCTAAGAAAACTTGAATAAAGATGATTAAGAATGATATGATCTTTGGAATATGGGATTGAAGAAGATATGGTGATAGAGAGAAAACTATGGAGAGAAATGATACGGGTGAACGATGGAGTTTGATTCTTACATGTTTTAAGTATTATATGTACTTTTAATTTTActctttcattttttattttgtacttttattttatataatttgattttcttaattatttttttgccattattatcattattttttGCTATATACTATTTGTTCCTATTGGATGTCCTGGACGTtttcaaatgataattcatgTCAGCTGACTCAAAATCATTTTGGGACTAACGCTCTGATGTTTTGTTGTAGATATGAGTCATATAACATGGGTAATAGAACTCACAGTATAATTTTGCTGTTTAGTTTATATTTGATTATGGTGTCGGCTCCTGTGCTTTTGTGGATTTTGAGGGTGGCAATTTTCATTACACTTTTGAAGATATTGAAGCTAACTTTGGCAGGTTCTTATATCTTGTGTTTTGGTTGAACATTTCAGCACCACCAGTGAAAACTGGCGGTATATGCGGGAAACTGTACATAGCTGAGCCTCTTGATGCATGTTCTCCATTGACAAATATAGTTGATCATGGTGGTAATTATAGTGCTCCATTTGCGTTAATAATAAGAGGTGGTTGTGGCTTTGAGGACAAAGTTAGAAAAGCACAGAAGGCCGGGTTTGAAGCTGCAATTATCTATGACAATGAGGATGATGGTATATTAATTGCGAGTAATGCTCTATCCTTGTGTAGATGAACTCTTTTTTCCCCCCTTTTATTATATTGGAAATCTTACTCCATACATCCAATCCCCTCTTACCCCGAAATTTGTGGGAGCCATTGATTCGCTGGGGTAATGTTATTATATTGCAAACCTTACCTCCTTACCCCGCATTAGGGTGTGAGGCTTTGACGTATTGGTCTAATGTTCTTGTCTTCCCCCTCCCCACCTCCACCTCGTGGGaggcatttaaaaaaaaaaaaagagtttaggataataataataataataattctttGATCATGTTCACAGCTTCAATAATCAATATGTCAAGATCTTTTACCTTGGAGTCTGAAATTACACATGTGAGTATGTGACAATTAGTACATCCTGTTGTGTGCTATGTTACTAAGACCGGCTGTTGGATGTGGAGTGCATGTTGGAGTGTCGGATACGACTTCTTTGTAAGATATTCAATTTTCGACCGAACATGAAGTGTTAAAAGTGTAGTATCAGAATGGATGAGTGGCTCGGCGACACGTTTGGAATGTCGAAGTAACATGGCATCTATATGCTAAATTTAAGAAACTTGCCAATTATACAAAATTAGTTGCGTTCTCAGTTGGATGAATTGGAAAAATAACTAATGATAGTCTCCCTTCTATGTCGTACTATTAGGTTGGATCAGATAGGCAAGAATCTTCAGCAAATTGACATGTCTTCCACATGTACTTGTGTTCACCTTCCTGTGTGTTATTTCAGAGATCATTACCTAGTACTTGTCAGAGAAAGATCAAATTACTTGAATTTTAAAATTAGATTGTTATTGTAGATGACTTTACTGCTAGCAATATGAAAATAAGCAGATACTATCTTTCCAGGGTTACAATGCTATCTTGACTTATGTTTGAGTGTTTGACCAGTTGTGTAACCATTGTGTTCTTGATTTTAATTGTTACTCCATTCACATGGATTCACTGTATTTCCATATATCACAAGCTTCGAAATATGGGCAAGTGTGAAGGGTATATATTTCAAATAGATTTGGAGTGAAAGTAAAAGCAAGTGGATTGACTACGCCACAGGCTTTTGAGATGATAGCTATGATCTTTCTGCAACCAAATTTTTTTCAGAATCGGAATTGTAGTGAACTTGTTTGAATGGTCAAAAGAGGAATAGTTCTGGAGTGGTGAATGCGAGTAAATGGAGGGGGAACTTTATGTCTTGTCTGCATTTATGATTTAATTGCTGTTTTACTTTATAACgccagtttttttttttgttacagtGGCAGGAAATTCTGCTGGAATAAGGATCCATGCCATATTTGTTTCCAAAGCAACTGGAGAAACCCTAAAGACCTATGCTGGCCTTGATTACGAATTGTGGATAATACCAAATGAAAGTTCTGCATGGTCGATAATGGTAATTTCATTCATATCTCTACTGGCGATGTCTGCAGCGCTGGCCGTTTATTTCTTTGTTAAGCGGTTGCGCGTAAGACGTGAGAGGCCTGAAGCCCGTATTCGAGAATTTCATGGAATGAGTGATCGTTTGGTTAAAGCTATGCCAAGTTTAATATTCACAACAGTAACAGAGGACTATTGTACATCATCAACATGTGCCATATGCCTTGAGGATTACGTTGTTGGGGACAGGCTTAGGGTTCTGCCGTGCCGTCACAGTAAGTTACATTTCAGATCTACTCTTGTTCTATttgcctttttattttatttctcgtGTCTCCGGCATTTGTGGAAAGTTGGCAGCGAGGATGTCTCGTGTTACAGTCTAATGCCAATAACTTGCGGTGAAACTGTCACATTTGAAACTAAAATGGTTATTTACACTTGTCAATATTGTCACTGGTGATTTAAAATGGGCCCCCAAGTACAACTGATCATTTTCGATGATAAATGGTTACTAATAGGACATCGGCGCAAAGGGTCATTGGTGATGATAAAAGAGTTACTGTTAATGCATACAAGGTCAATATAATTTCCAAGTGAAGTGGTTTCTAAAAATAATTTTATCATGTCTCCTAAGAATTTGTTATTTCTAAACATGCTTTATATCGCAATCGACTGCCAATCGTCATGACGTCATGTCGGAGCATTGCACTCTAGTGATGTTATTATATTGTACAGTTGTAGTACTGAGTAtctgttttcacaaaatttctcaTTAAAATCACCCTTTTTGCATAGTGTCCTATATCTAACCCAATAATATTAAATTTGGTTCTGATGGCAatctccccttttgtttttcactttttcttttctattttttcgcattttgaggtgtgcgttcacccatggacggttctaaaggatgattcatgtcaaccgaccccaaatcattttgggattaaggctctgatgttgttgtgaTGGCAATCTCATAGCTGACAATTATGTCTACTGCATTTTCTAATTTCTTGTTCTACTTTTGACGACTtgaattcttgcagaatttcatGCACAATGTGTGGACTTTTGGCTTTGTACATGGAGAACATTTTGTCCCGTCTGCAAGCGTGATGCAAAATCTAGCAATGATGAACCTCCAGCTTCTGAATCCACACCATTACTATCATCCAACCCATCATCTATTGCTTCTTCTCCATCGTCTTCATTTAGATCTCGTTCCTCAGCCATTCGAATAAACTCACCAAGTCCACGAACCCATGCAACTCCCCTTAATCACTCTATCCCAAGTAGTCCCCAAATCCCCCGTCATTCAGACCCATTACATCATCAACATTTCCCCTCAATGAGTGTGAGTCGAAGCTCTATGGATCTTAGGAATTTGTCTTCTCAAAGATTGCTAGCTTCTCAATTTTTCTCTCCTAATTCTCTTTCAAGAAGTCCTCTAGTCCCCGGCCCTTTACGTTCATTTCATCATCAAAATCCCCCTTCGATGAGCGTGAGTAGAAGCTCAACAGATCTTAGGAATATGTCTTCTCAAAGATCACTAGCTTCTCAGCTTATATCTCCTCATTCTATGGGCTACCCGTCTGCATCACCTTTCCAAACTCGATACATGTCACCATATATTCCAAGTCCTAGTGTTGGTTCGCCGGCAAGTTATCTTGGGTCTTCTGTAAGACACCAAAATGCATTACACCATAGTGAATCGGCAACAAGTTTCTCTCCATATGCTTCTGCACAATCACTTCCTGGGtgtgattgaatagtagtataTGATTATAAATGGTGTCTTGACTTCTGTGCAGCTCTGTCACCTCTTCGAAGGCTTTAACATGACTTTTTTTGATAGTTTTAGTGCCAGCTTTCTCTGTATATTGTAGTGCAACTGCTGGAGTGCTCGAGGTAGGGATTTTTTTTTGAGGTAGTCTTCAATTTGATATAACCTTCTCTTTTGGTTTTCTAATGTTAACCTTCGTACAGTTGAGTGCTTTAGTTGCAAAATTATTTGTGAGTACAAGAATTCATGGTTTTGCAACTTCCTTTGGTGAATATAGTAATAAAAAACGAAGAAATACAGGCCCAATTT
This sequence is a window from Silene latifolia isolate original U9 population chromosome 8, ASM4854445v1, whole genome shotgun sequence. Protein-coding genes within it:
- the LOC141596937 gene encoding subtilisin-like protease SBT5.6 translates to MKRSPCSKLIIISLVIFSIATISVISVIMAENTQSSSSSSTSSTAVYIVYTEEPAGGADPNSFHLSTLSSLLGCEEAAKNSLIYVYKNAATGFSAKLTPEQVSQLEKHPGVLQVVKSKPVKLHGGGGAKNMKN
- the LOC141596935 gene encoding receptor homology region, transmembrane domain- and RING domain-containing protein 2-like; amino-acid sequence: MRSDMGNGIWSIILLFCSCLIMMVSSSFALVDLEGGDFQYTFDDVEANFAPPVKTGGICGKLYIAEPLDACSPLTNIVDHGGNYSAPFALIIRGGCGFEDKVRKAQKAGFEAAIIYDNEDDGILIAMAGNSAGIRIHAIFVSKATGETLKTYAGLDYELWIIPNESSAWSIMVISFISLLAMSAALAVYFFVKRLRVRRERPEARIREFHGMSDRLVKAMPSLIFTTVTEDYCTSSTCAICLEDYVVGDRLRVLPCRHKFHAQCVDFWLCTWRTFCPVCKRDAKSSNDEPPASESTPLLSSNPSSIASSPSSSFRSRSSAIRINSPSPRTHATPLNHSIPSSPQIPRHSDPLHHQHFPSMSVSRSSMDLRNLSSQRLLASQFFSPNSLSRSPLVPGPLRSFHHQNPPSMSVSRSSTDLRNMSSQRSLASQLISPHSMGYPSASPFQTRYMSPYIPSPSVGSPASYLGSSVRHQNALHHSESATSFSPYASAQSLPGCD